cagtgaaaaataaaagaataaaaaaaaacaccaactcAAATAGGAGACAAGAATGGGTTATTAATTGAGTGTGACTTTTCTCTCTTGGGGTATTCCCTTATATATTTAATTCAACTCCCTCTCTCAGCTGCTACTTCATTTTCTCAACCTCCCTATCACCTCTCTCCATCTTTTCTACCACAGCTAGCTCCTATAGAAATTCTATTCAGAGCCACCTTCTACCCGTTGCTGACAGTTCACCTAGGATTCAACAAAACTTGCTGTTTAAGGATAATTTATCCTATCATAGCAGGTGGGTCTTGCTCCAAAATGGGTAGGCACTCTTGCTGTTACAAGCAGAAGCTGAGGAAAGGCCTATGGTCACCTGAGGAGGATGAGAAGCTTCTGAGGCATATTACTAAGTATGGTCATGGATGTTGGAGCTCTGTGCCCAAGCAAGCTGGTATTTGCTTTTTATCTCTCATTCTAATAAGCCTTTCGGCAATGTTTAGTCATGAAAAAAGAGAACTTTTTTAATGGCTTATTTGTATGTGATGAATTGGCAGGTCTGCAAAGGTGTGGTAAGAGCTGCAGGTTGAGGTGGATCAATTACTTGAGGCCTGATTTGAAGAGAGGCACATTTTCACAGGAGGAAGAGAACCTTATAATTGAACTTCATGCAGTTCTGGGGAATAGGTAAAAATTCCTCTTCTTGTCTTATTAACTGTTTCTCATTTGGTTTTTGGGCATTCATTTAAGTTTGTTAATATTCTTGGAATTATGTGGCTTCCTTAGGTGGTCTCAAATTGCAGCACAATTGCCTGGGAGAACAgacaatgaaattaaaaatcttTGGAACTCTTGCCTAAAAAAGAAGCTCAGGCAGAGAGGCATTGACCCAGTCACTCACAAACCAATTTCTGAGGTTGAGAATGTTGATGACATAGATACATCAGCCAAAAGCCGAGACAAAATGTCGGTGTTGTCCAATGAACTGAATCTCCTCAAGGCAGAGAATTCAAACCAAGAAGCTACTTTACTTGAGCAAAGACCATCTTCAATTGCTTCCCAAGGCTACCCTTTGGAAGTGCAAGGCTCTTCCATCTCCAAAATAacgaacaacaacaacaattcaaTGACACCCAGAGCTAACAAGGACTTCTTTCAAGAAAGGTTTGTGACCTCCCACCAAGAAAGTTCCACCACCAATGATTTGGTGGGGCATTACCCACTTCAGCAATTGAATTATGCATCCAATGCCAGGCTCCAAACAAACTCAAACTCCAACTCCAATCAGTGGTTCACCCAAACTGGGAAAACATTTGATATGAATTCTGAATACACCTCCAATGCAATATCCACAATTCTCCCACCTTCAACCAGCTCATTTCTACCTCCCTCTATTGGTTACAAGCCTTCACTTACTTTTCCCACAGATAACATATCCATTGGCTCTTTCAATGTTAATGGATCCCGTTACTGGGAAACAACCAGTGCCTCCACAACCACAAACAATAGCAATAGTAGCAGTGGAAGCAGTAGCAGTGCTGAGCTACAGCACAACAGTTCCTTGTTGGAGACTAGCATGTTTTCTTGGGGATTGGAAAGCCAACCAGAAGATATCAAGTGGACTGACTATTTTAATAACCCATTATTGGTGGCGGCTGCTTTACAAAATCAAACTCCACAGTCTATATACAATGAGATAAAATCAGAAACTCAATTGGTAACTGAGAGTTCAAGTGCTATGTGGCCTCATAGCAAGCAGCAAGGAACTCTACAAACTTCTGATATTTGTGGTAAGGATATCCAAAGACTTACTGCAGCCTTTGAACATACTTAGCTTGAATTAACATGTCAgaggaaggaaaacaaaaacaaaacaaaaaacactgCAGAATTTTCAGTTACAAGAGGCTTCAACAATTGCTAGCTGATTTCTTAATACAGGTGTGTGTGCCACATAAATTCTTCTCTTGTATATAGGTCAGATGATACAAAAACATTTCTCAGCCTCTggtttttgctatatttttttttattacttttgtcCTTCTTCTTGTGTGGGGTAGAATTGCAAAATAAGGCTTGTACTGGTGTCTTTTACTCTTCTTTGCCTTATTGCATATGGTCTATAATGTTGCGGTTCTATCTGgtgaaaaatttggaaaaatttctGTTACTCAACCATGGGAATCTTTCCGTTTCTccttttatcaattctgtacaATATCTAAATCACTCTTAATTCAATGGGAAAAACCAATGGCATAGTGTCAAATCTCTTTGTTAGACAATGGCTCCTCCTCCCCCCTAAACCCCACCATAGACAATTGAAAAATTGGATAAATCCTTTAACATGAATTCTTTTTCAAGCTTAAGATTCAAATGGTTGTCTATCACTGTCTCCAAAGGACAGAATCTTATTCACCtttataacaatattttcaCTTTTCCCCCCTCTTCGAATTTAGActattttgataaaaatgagTGATATAGTTGGCTGCCTATTGAATTTAACCATGTTGACATATGCATTACGTCTCGCTTGCTTGATTTGCAAGACTTAGAGAGCTATTGACCCctctctctattctttttctATCTCATACACACGCATACTCTCACACACACGCGAGTGTGTGAAAGGTGTCACTTCATACTCAAAAGGATATAAGCTCCACAAATGAATTGTAAGTTGTTCGCTCTCGTGTCCGTGCAAAGGGATGGTGACTCTCAATCTTGTAAGGGCCATATGTTTGCTGATGTTTTTGTAGCTTCTTCAAATGCAATAGCATTATCTTAAACGAAAACActagggaaaaaagaaaagatgaaagagaaagaaacttcCAATTAAAGAGTAAAAAATGAAGTCAATCCTATGGTAAATGAAGTCAACAGCAAGTAATCCGTACCACCCACTTGAGGGCACTCGCGTAGACACCATTTGCTAATTTGCCTAGAGTTGGTAGGTAATTTtaccttaacttttttttcaagTATAAGAATCATCCTCTCCAAAAGGTAAATGAAAGAtaagattgtttatcaattacttttttcaaatttgtttatgCACGGGTACATTTCGACCTAGAGTACTAGTATGAGACTAATTATTTACCCTTGGGATGAAAGAACAGCAACCTATATGATACCATCTGAAAGATAAGTTTTCTTCAAAATGCAAGACTAAAATGGTTGAAAGCAATGAGGAAGGGAAGAACTCTAACGgtaaaccaaagaaaaagatatttaCATTGGAAAGGCAATTTCAAAACATTGATATAACTAACTATCAATTGTTTGCTTTCTTAAAAATCCAATAATTTCATTGACATGGACATACATTGGCGGAAATTGGAATGTATACATGTGAGAATGGGATCTTGAAATAGCCAACTTTCGTGTAAAATCTCTTAAAGAAATGGAAACACACTTGGCAATGGACCCCATGCTTtcagagccaaaaaaaaaaatatatatatatatatatataaattaaattaaattttcacatGCAGACTAGAAATTTGGAGCATCAAGAAGCCACGGGAAAATTAACATGCACATTTGCCCTCATGGCGTATGAATATCACTCAAAAGGTCACACTGTTCGTCTATTCTGTCTTGTTAACTAAATTCATAGAGCCTATATATATGGTCTTTATTGGAAAATGAAACAGAAGCTAGAACTAGAAGACATAATATTATAAAGTAGCAATTTTTGTTGCAAAGTTGTTGTACAGATATAGAAAATCCTTCATTGTCgcattttactattttagagAGGAACTATTTGTGTGACGACTTTAGTGACGTCAAACGTGCGTGCTAATTCAAGCATCATTCTTGAAATTCGGATGCAATCCCAGGGTTGTTCTGGTACTTGTCTCACTAATcctctataattttttgaggttttgattttaataaattatactTTGAAGATTAAGGATTAAGATATCAATTTTCAAACCCTTTTGAGCTAATTTCATTCAACCCACTACATACTATtcatatgtattatttaaataagggaaaattattaagtactttcggagtatcataaatgcgtactccctcctctcacatgaatgatgggtcccaccatgaatttaattagtaggacccatcattcatgtgagaggagggagtacgcatttatggtactccgggagtacacaataattttccttaaataAGTTATATGAGTCATTAAAAAAGTCATTTGATTAAAACTACACACGAATAGTTTCTTTAATCGTTACATAGTGAATTAGAAGAAGAAAGCTTCAAAATAATTTGGAGCTATCTTTTTCCTAGTTTGAAATTAAAAACCACAACTTCAAATTGAGTTGAAAGTTTCGGTATCATGTATCAAATCAATATGAAAACACATATTGCCATAGTTCTTGCTATCAAAAGATGGGAACATATTTCCAAGTTACTAATTATACAATTTGATTATGATTGAATTATACTGATAATGACAACTTGATAATATTGACATTACCATAGCAGTTTTATATTGAAGTCAATAATGGGATGTCTACATGGGTTTGTTCTACGATTGATATGATTTTGTGATTGAATTATATGTAGACCCTAGGGTGTTCCATGATTAAAGCCAatgagaataaagaaaaatcaatatgAACAAACACAAAATGAAAGCTGTAGGTGATTCAGAAAACTACCTACATTCATGGACGGAAATAAGAAGAAAGTTTTACTAAGAAAATTAGCAAATTACAATAATGACACAATGATTCACTTAAGAAAGCCAAAAGTAAATACACCCCCAAAAAACTCTAATACTAGCACATGACAAGGTAAGGGAATTTCACTTTGCCATGTTGTTTAGCCGTGGCATACAAAAATAGAGTGGGGGTAAACTAAAGCTCCAGCTATGTTTGTGTATATAACCAAATTTTTGTcttaatttaaattgaataatCAAATTTTTGTCTTAATTTAAATTGAATCAAGCTACACAAAAGAAACCACATACCATGGCACGATGGTCACTCCTCCATTAAAACCCTTAAAGGCTATCACaaactccaaagtccaaacaccaatttaatttatatataaactaatatatCTAAATAACATAAATGTAGAggtggcaaaattggacacAACCCGTAAACCCGACATCACACGACATGAAATTAGTAATGGGTTTGTGTCATATTTGGGTTGACACGATTAACCCGTTTAATATACGGATTGGGTTAGTGTCCATCACATTGAACCCGTTTAACATGTCTGacccatttaattaaatgatattttaccaatatactCTTCAAACcttaggtatataaacttattagttgttatgatttttttttttgacatattatgattgattatttgtgatattgagatatgctttaattttgaatgattatttatGATGCAGTTATTCattagttctgaattttatattaaaaatattaatttgtttggtttttcctaattcatatcaatttggttaatactaaaattagttttttttttcttttcgttttaataaaatttgataaacagGTCGACACAACTAATCCGTTTAAAAAATGGATTGTATTAGGGTTGAGGAATCCTAACCTGTCTAATAAATATATCAAGTCAGGGTTGACCCATATAGTTGAATACTCATAAGTCGACACGACACAAACTCAACACGCGAACACAAATGGCCACCCCTACGTAAATGTTAACTCTCAAGAATTATAATTCTTGCAATTTAAAATTCTCATCAACCAAACAGATATGTGTAGGCAGAAATTAATCCGAGATTTTTAGTGAGACGATAAGAAGTTTTACAAATTGAACCACCTACATATATGACGTATTTATAAGAGAAACTTACcatgaaaaggaaaagggaGAGGAATAGATTTATGGACTATGGCCTGTCATTTATTTCCAATTTAGCAGCTACGCTTACTATGCTTATAAATGGGCTGGCCTCTTTCCTTAATCACTTTAGTTTGGACTTTATTGTTCAGTTTATGCCTTTATGGCCAATTGGGCCCTTTGGTCACTTCTCTAGAAGGAACCCAAATCCTTTCCCCACTCTAAACCACATCCTTATTCGGTTATTCCtcaggcttttttttttttttttcagttatcTATACACTAATCCTAATCTTTATCATCATCACTTAATTATTCTTCTATATTTGAatcttttcttaatttttatatatatataaatatatatatatatatatatatatattcctaattatttcttaatagtTTAAATAGTCTTGTTACTATTGccaaaaaatcaaactaaaattaagaaaaaaaaaagtatagcaTTAAGACTTAAGACTTGGTTATTCATAGTACATCTTTCTATTTGATTTATGCTTTTgcttagaactttttttttttatttgttatttgttctAATCAATAATCACCACACAACAGCTATATTCTTATTGTAATCTTCTAAAGTGTTTAAAATGGAACTCTTGGTCTATGTGAGAGACAGCACTCCTTGaggggtgctctcaaaaaagagattcgaGTActtagggcacctctcttttgggGTAATaatgtggagtcgccacttattttttatacaaaaaaataagaaaaaataaaatgcaattaCATGTCCAAAAATTCCTCAAATGTTATTAATTGATTATGGAAATACAATTACATCATGGTAGAATAATTTTACAAGGCTTTGGTCCTAATACAATCTAAGTAAAAATTACAAAGCTTTGATCCTAGTTACAAcctaccaaaaacaaaagacaaaacactagTCTACTTATCCAACAAACCTAAGTTTGGGGGCTAGGTTATAGAACAAAGTCTAGTTttctagactctaatgaccaTTATATACCATTTTGTATGACATTGAATGATATGTTGTAATACATGTAACAAACACTTTActtgacaaaattaatttaaacaaattcatCTTATGAATATGCCCcttctcaaagaaaaatcagatctgttttgtaaggttgagaaaaatgaaatttgattaacaaaaatcaaatctattttgtaaaggataaaaaaaatgggatttggttagtaaaatcagatctattttgtaAAGGACAAAAAAATGGGATTTGATTGATTCAAAATTAGGTAtgttttataaggaaaaaaaaaatgagatttgattaataaaaatcagatctgttttataaaggataaaaaaaaaaaaaaaaaaaaaaaaaaagggatttggTTAGTAGGGATTTGGTTAgtaaaaatcagatctgttttgtaagggataaaaaaaaaatgggatttgattaataaaaatcagatctattttgtaagggataaaaaaaatgggatttgatcaataaaaatcagatctgttttgtaaaggaaaaaaaaatgggatttgGTTGATtaaaaatcagatatgttttgcaagagaaaaaaaaaaaaagagatttggttaataaaaatcaaatatgttttgcaaatgataaaaaaaataaaaaataaaaaaaaagggattttaGAAGAGGATTCATActcataattcaaatttattatgcaTGCATCACATATTTATGGAATGACatataaaacaaactttaacctagctattaattcattctttaaaactcaaaatctgtagttttttatttaagaagaaaacTATTTCAggaaaattttcagatctgaaaatacagatctgtttttttaccaaaaaaattttcaggtctgtatttaatgaaaataaatctattttttaccagaaaaattttcagatctgttttttagcagaaaaattttcaaatcttttttaattgcagatttttgaaattaaagaagaattaAATCGCACACATGTTAAAGACAATTCCAATTAAGTATATAAACATGGCATATATGAATTATGAACAAGATCATGATTAAATCAAACAcatattaacaaaattcatGGAATAAACAACACAACATAttaagataaaagaaaaacaaacacaagaacaacatcAAATACCTACTTGCATGAGTGTACCCTCCAAtggaagaatattttagaaatcaatgaaattttcacttctttgagacctaaaataatttacttacaaaaaagaaattcttaaagTCAAGGCTCCTGGAACGTCTTTAACGTAAAAGGAGCAGAGAATTCAGAAAGAAAGGCCCCGAAAGAGGGGTCAGAAAAAAGGGTATAAAAGAAGGCCCTTGAATGTTGGGAGGCCTCccctatttatagaggtgtTATTTGCTTAGAAAATAAGCTAGGtttacttaaaaattaagtccaatcagcttaaaaaataagcaaaaaacgTATGGggaaaatccttaaaaaaaggAGATTTGAATAAGAGTAAGCTGATTTTTTAGATCGGAATAATCTTCAGTATTTTGATCATATCGTTTTGTTCAAATTTCTGATTAAGCTGAAAGTTTTACAGCTGAAGGGAAATtcaattctctacaacttttccaGAAATAGCCTAGTCCTAATTTTGAGTTCTACTATACCAAAAGTGCCTTGGAACGTGAATCTGAAATATGCTACTTGATTAGCACGTTTTTGAAGTGTTTTCCGAAGTGTTTTCCAACTCTAAAACTGTATTTGTACGAATTTAAGagttattttcatgataaacctcattccaaagtgataattaggaattttaaaataattattttgaatataattatccCAAAAGCCTAATTATCTACAGCCTTTAAATATTATCagcttatttattttaatttcatgcaacaaatctcactttaagaaaaatatttaaccaatcacaaaaattcatttaattaattttaattattaaccaatcaaaattaatttcaattaatcacacgTGATCGGTTTCACCCCATACAATGCATATAGACCATGAAAACTTGATCTCGTAATATCTTTCAATCCTACAATTCGATTTGGGAATCGGACATACCATTGCAAtcattagaatctcaagatcatttttatgatatgcaatgaatgaattaatgcatgtaatgcaactaTGATTTTTCGAGTATATAAATGGTCATTCTAGCcatcttccaagattaaattatgggcgcaaaattgagtgtctacagaatgcccctcattgacaAAGCTAGAAAAGCAAATGTCAATGTAAAAACAAAGACACTGATTTTAGTAGCCATGGTATTATCAAGGTTGACTTTTCAACGATTACCTAGCCCTAAAACCTAAAAGCTTAGGACACAGAACTAGTGTTTTATTATTCTGAAAAATGAGAGCTATGAATACTTGATCTACTTGATAATTGATGAACCTGAATTAAATCTTGAAATCTGAGGTGactgagaggcttctctatctcagtCTGAATTTGGGGCGATTGaaaggcttctctatctcaatctgtGTCTGGGGTGACTAAGAGGCTTCTACATCTCGATCTGAATCTGGGATGATTAATAGgattctctatctcaatctatGTCTGGGTGACCGAGAGGCCTCTCTATCTCAATCTGTGTCTGAGGTGACCAAGACGCTTCTCTATCTTAATCTGAATCTGGGATAATTGAGAAGCTTCTTTATCTCAATCTGTGTCTGGGGTGACCAGGAGGATTCTCTATCTCAATTTGAATCTGGGATGATTGaaaggcttctctatctcaatctgtGTCTGGGGTGaccaagaggcttctctatcttggtCTGAATCTGGGATGATTGAGAGGCTTTTCTATCTCAATCTGTGTCTAGGGTAACCAAGAGGCTTCTCTTATCTCAGTCTGAAATTTGGGatgattgagaggcttctctaccTCAATCTGTGTTTGGGGTGaccaagaggcttctctatctcagtCTGAATCTGGGATGATTGAGAGGCTTCTGTATCTCAATCTGTGTTTGGGGTGaccaagaggcttctctatcttggtCTGAATCTGGGATGATTGAGAGGCTTCTTTATCTCAATCTGAATCTGAGGCGATTGAAAGGTTTCTCTATCTCAATCCGAATCTGGGGCGactgagaggcttctctatctcagtCTAAATCTGGGGCGATTGGGAAGCTTCTCTATTTCCCCATTTTTGACTTAGAATGATTAAGAACTCTATTCACCCAATCTAtgttttgaagtttgaaattttCCTGCCATAACCGagaaaatttatattagaattATGAGAATTAAGAACTCAGATTATTCAAATTTGGAATTTATCAATCAAGGGATCTGGAGAATTAAGGTTGATTTTTTCAAAGGTATAGGAGTACTAAAGTCAATTCATTGAAAGTAAGAGATTTAATGTCGATCCTAGGAGAGTAGGAGTACTACTATCAATCCTGTTGATTTTGGAAAAACTAAAGTCAATCTTTTGAAGGTAGGAGAGCTACTATCGATCCTATGAGTTTTAAGAGAACTAAGGTCAATTCCTTGAAGGTAGGAGAGCTATTGTCAATCCTATGAGTTttaggagaactaaggtcgatcccttgaAGGTAGGAGAGCTACTGTTGATCCTAGTGTATAAGCAAACTAAGGCCAATTCCTTGAAGGTAGGAGAGCTATTGTCGATCCTATGAGTTttaggagaactaaggtcgatcccttgaAGGTAAGAGGGCTATTGTCGATCCTACAATATATAGGAGAACTATTGTCGATCCTATGAGTTttaggagaactaaggtcgatcccttgaAGGTAGGAGAGCTATTGTCGATTCTACAATGTATAGGAGAACTATTGTCGATCCTATGAGTTTTAGTAGAACTAAGGTCAATCCCTTGAAAGTAGGAGAGCTATTGTCGATCCTACAGTGTATAGGAGAACTATTGTCGATCCTATGAGTTTTTTGATCATCTTTGTAAAACccatttttttaaacccattttcaaacctTCATCTTTGCATTTCCATGGCTTTGATATGTATGGACTTCTTCTTATAAGAGCTTGATGCAAAAAAGTTTAGAGTTTACCTGATGAAGTTTTGTAGTGCAAAGGTTTGAACTTACCTAATAGGTTTTGACATGGGTGATCTTACTAATTGAATGAGGCATAGCTAAATGACCCTAGTCTACAAATTGAAGCATGATTTTGAAAACCTTGACTTTTGAGGAAAatatgatttctttttattttcaaaatggaTGAGGCATGGCCAAATACCCCTAGTTTAGAAATGGTGCAGGATTTTTGGAAAtcttgattatttatttttttggaaagatgatgatgatgatcttctttttgaaaatgaatgaggCATGGccaaatgcccctagtttgcgAATTGATGCATGACTTTTGAAAACCTTGATATTTGAGGAAAAGATGATTTCATCTTTTTTCAAAATGGATGAGGCATGGCCGAATGCCCTTAGTTTAGAAATGGGTGCATGATTTTTggaaatcttgatttttttttttttttttgaaatgatgatgatgatgatctttttttgaaaatgaatgaggCATGGCCAAATGCCCCTAGTTTTCATATTGATGCATAACTTTTTGAAAACCTTGATACTTGAggaaaagatgattttttttcttcaaaatggATGAGGCATGGCCGAATGCCCTTAGTTTAACAatatatgtgaattttgaaaaatcttattGTGTAGGGACcttcaataaagaaaatttgagtaaaacaatatcaaaatcacaaaactaGGCATAACAAGGACTGCTGGAATGATGATAGCATCTAAACTGAAGATTGATGGTGATTGTTGAGTAGATGAAAGATCCATGTCCACCTCCTGCAAAAGATTCTTTCCATGAGCTTGTTAGTAATcagttattataaaaatgttttgggCCAATACCCCTAGTTTAGACATGCTTGCACAGAAAATTGATGATATGTTTGATGCAAAACATATGCCCCTAGCCTAAATTTACATAAAGAAATGTCTTGATTTTGAGCctttgaaaaaatgttttttgagtGATTGTGACCGGGCTTTGGAAAGGTTGCCTATGTTCCTCTCTCATAGAAGATCAAGTCCAAACATAGTTCGAAGaaagtttttttgaaaaatgatttttttttttttttgaaaattttgaaatgaagttttttttttttttttggtaactggGACCGGGCCTTTGAAAAGGTTGCCTACGTACATCTCTTATAAAGGATCAAGTCCAAACATAGTTCAAAAAAAGTCttaatgaaaaatgatttttttttttttttttgaaaattttgaaatgaagattttttttttttttggtaactggGACCAGGCCTTTGAAAAGGTTGCCTACATACCTCTCTCATAGAGGATCAGGTCCAAACgtagttcaaaaaattatttttgaaatgagtctctttttttttctttttttgaaaaaaaaaaaagcaatttacttagaatgagattttttgaaattttatctttttcagaTGAATAAAAGGTGATCCTTTGAACAACCTCTTTGACCAATCATAATGCTCAATTGTTAGCTCAATCTCATTGGCTAGAAAAGATctaaaatcattaaaaacatgtaatcaaatttgcttcttcattttgaaaatttttagattaaGTCTTCAAAGACaatcaaagaaatgaaatgcTTGGGAATCACACATGTTGGGAAcaagcaagaaagggaaaaatctcaagtttgaagatttgaaaatttttgagaatTTAGAAATTTGTTCTCTTGAGAGTTATTTTTTGTTGGAAGCAAACAAAGTGAGTGTTTGTagcttagaaaaaaaaaatcagtcacttaagaatttgtgaaattttgtctTTGGAAGATATCAGCCAGTAGggcttgataatcttgagcagtTTTCCTTCTTaatccaagagaaaatattatcaGAACTAAATGTGTGCTTTCAATCAGCAGGACTTCAAGGAGGGTTTTATTCAAAGGTTGTAATGTAGGTCGAGTTCAGGTTATTGACAGGAATGATATAAAAGGCTCAAAACCCTTATGATATTTCCCAAGTATGCAATACTTTAAATTCAAGCATTGAAAGATTTTTCCACATCTTCCATCATTGACTCTTGTGCTAAAATCCGTGTCATGTTCATCATCTTCTCATTGGTCTTCATTGATTCCTTTCATTTGATCTTGATCTTTATAGCTTGACAACTTCCTCTTTTTGGACTTCTTAGCATCTTATCTTATGGTCAGATCACTcactctcttattttttttcttcttttttttctcatttttttgaaagattttttttttaattttttttttttttttggttttgttttttccctaATTTTTACCTAGACCGCCATTTCGGGTTTTCAACTTAGTAggctctctttttcttttttttcttttttgctttaatttttgcctagaccgcCCTTTCGGATTTTCAGCCTAGCgagcttttcttcttcttcttttctttttttgatctAATTTTTCCCTAGACCGCCCTTTCAATTTTTCAGCCTagtaagcctttttttttttttgaatttttttttttggaattttattagCTTTCACTCAACtacatttttttgttctttcaattTGACAAACTTTCATCTTTCTTGGATGAATTTGCATTTCTCCTTGATACCCTCTTATCCTTTCTAATGcactttcatttttcttgatttgactgaagacacttttttttttta
The sequence above is drawn from the Quercus lobata isolate SW786 chromosome 12, ValleyOak3.0 Primary Assembly, whole genome shotgun sequence genome and encodes:
- the LOC115972543 gene encoding transcription factor MYB61-like yields the protein MGRHSCCYKQKLRKGLWSPEEDEKLLRHITKYGHGCWSSVPKQAGLQRCGKSCRLRWINYLRPDLKRGTFSQEEENLIIELHAVLGNRWSQIAAQLPGRTDNEIKNLWNSCLKKKLRQRGIDPVTHKPISEVENVDDIDTSAKSRDKMSVLSNELNLLKAENSNQEATLLEQRPSSIASQGYPLEVQGSSISKITNNNNNSMTPRANKDFFQERFVTSHQESSTTNDLVGHYPLQQLNYASNARLQTNSNSNSNQWFTQTGKTFDMNSEYTSNAISTILPPSTSSFLPPSIGYKPSLTFPTDNISIGSFNVNGSRYWETTSASTTTNNSNSSSGSSSSAELQHNSSLLETSMFSWGLESQPEDIKWTDYFNNPLLVAAALQNQTPQSIYNEIKSETQLVTESSSAMWPHSKQQGTLQTSDICGKDIQRLTAAFEHT